TGCCATCAACGTCATACACCTTAAATATCACTGCTCAATGAAACACAAACCAAATGAACATCGGACCAGCAAATTAGTCATCATAAGGATCAGAAGACCCAAACCAACATATATTCCTTCCAAAATAGATAGACAGCAAAAAGTGGAAAAGAAACATGATGAGCATTACACTCAATCTTTTGCTGAAGGCTGGCCCTTGCGCTGAAGGTAGAGAGAAAAGAAACAAATTCCTTGAAGTTCAATCCATCAACCATGCGTAGCAACCTCTGCAAATAGAAGAAATGGAAGCTCAAAATCAGTCTTACGTCTATAGTTGACACTGCTGAAACTCCTGAATATAGGTAAAACAGTCAAACTGAGTAAAGAAAGTCAACATACTATTTGACATTATATATACAGCTAAAACAGTCAAATTGAGTATTTGCAGGAGAGGTTGTGTTTTGCTAGAAAAACTACATTATATATACAAATCAGACACAGTGAGCcatagaggagagggggaataaACTGCAGTAGAAATTATATATGTGCGATTTCTGTAGTCTATGATAAGTGTTACATATTTGGCAAAAGCATTATACCAGTCTTTGAACTTTGACAAGTCTTTGTTTAATGAAAAATATGATTCCGTTGGTATCCAATCAAAGATGGAAAGAGCTTTTTTTCCAACCAGATGAGGAAGATGCTTGGTTTCATAGAGACATTCAGGTTTCGATTGTGTGAAACCGTGGTGAAACTCCCTACGCGGATCCATTGCGTACAGGTTCTGTGAGGCAATCGGCATAAAATTTTCAGACACACCCAGCTCCTTGATTGAGTGGGGGGTCCCGATTGTTATGCAAATCACAGGCAGAGCTGTATACAGTATCACTGGGAAAATACTAGTATCGCAGGCAAGTGCTGTATATAATCCAAGGACGGCACATAAAAACAAGAAGGATCTGCTCCGTCGGCACGCACTATTACTACAGTCAGTCAGTCATCTGGAGCCGGCACGATAACAATCCATTGACTATAAAGCGAGCAGGAGAAGATAATTCAGTAATTCGCCGTGTCGGCgacgagaggaggaggaggaggtgagacGGACCTGGGAGAGCGGGTTGGTGGAGAACTCGGGGATGGAGAGGAACTCGTCCTCGGAGACGAACCCCTTGGCGCTGCGGTCGAGCTGGCAGAATCGCTCGTACAGCGACACGATCTCCTGCTGCGAGACTTCGATTCGATCCGTTCGATTTCAGGGGGAAGGAAAAACACAGCTCAGACGCGTCAGGAATGGAATCGATCAATTCACCACCAAATCGAAGGAAGGGGAAATTGACGGAGAATCGCGCGCGCGCTCACATAGGTAGCTGCAGTGCTCCTGCACCTCCTCGATGTCGTACTGCGTCAGCATCGACGACGCGTTCCCCATCGCCCCGGCCGATCCGCTCTCCGGCTCCGACGACGGCTCGCCCTCGCCGGCCTGGTTGGGGTGAGGACTGGTTGCTTTGGGGTTCGGGAGGGAGACGTGCGGAGGAGGGAGTACATATCGGCCGCATATTTATTTGCGTCACCGGTGGATGGACCTTGTTTCCGGTGATCTCGTCAAGATCGCCAGGCAGCGCCGCCCGATGACGACCCGGATCGGGACCGGGACCGGGACCGCCGCCCATTTACGAGCTTCGGTGCCCATCGCGGCCGTTGTCAGTTTCCGGCCCTCGTGGTGGTCGCGCCGGCGCGGGTTTCCGTCTCCGTCGGATCGGATCGGATCGGAGGCCCACTGTTGCGCTGCACGGCACGCCAGTTGGGACCCGGCCCCCGTCCGGTGCGGCGCGGCCAAGGCAAAGTGGGTGGGCGGTTCCCAGTCGCGCGTCACGCAACCAACCCTGACTGACTTGTGGTCGCTCCGCCTTACGCCCCGCGACCTTTTCACTCCCTCTCCCCCGGTACCTTTTTGTTGAGAAATAAAACATGTGATCAATTATATGGAAGGCATGCTTTTTAAAATGTGTCTGTTGGTGAAAGATCAGTACTGGACGTCGGCGCGCCGGTGCGAGCGCTCGCATCGGTCGCAGCGGTACCGTCAGATCTACGAGGGGGACCGTTAGATCtatccatgcaacatttttcttcGATACAGCAAATTTTTAATGAACGTAGCAAAAAGACGAAGCTAATGATGCGTGGTAGTAAAAGCCAAacgtcggttgtagcaaatatctacgtgaacgtgtatgaATTTTTttctagtgaacggttgcagcaaaaaatgatgccggttgtagcaaaaattaacacggttgtagcaaaagtcaaacgccggttataGTAAAAATCCAACGAAGTCGAGTTGCAACCaaccgtggatgcaactttttaaagggataaaaatatagcaaaaTGACAAACGTTTGAAGGAAAATTAAATGTGGTTGCAGCAAATCGGATAAAAACAATGTTGCATGGCTGCCAGCGAGGCGCGCGGCCGGCGCGCCGGATGGAAGCATTTCCTTTGGGGAAAAGGTGTCTCCCCAACACACCCCTTCATCTTATAAATAAGTGGGTCTCCCACATTGCAATGGATCTAGTAAAACTTTGAACTCTTTATTTGTCtctttgctttcataattcaataCGTTATCAGCACTTGGCTCTCCGCTGTGTCAGTTAGGCATGCCTGGAGCGGCCCGCAAGCATCATTCGTTTAGGATCAGATGTAACGACGCTTCTTCGAAACTAatcgttggattgaagtggcgctCTTCGACGCACAACACAATGGCTACGCCTACAGCCACGGGGACGCATCATTGCGTCTACGGCAAAGAGAAGCATGCATAGGCATGCACGTTCATTGAGGAAATCGATCAGGAGAAGGCcaatttgatttttattttgtgaTTAGCATCAGCGACTCACTGATCATGTGTCTCTAGAACGGAGAgcaatttcctttttgcctcacagaaAATCCATCAGGATCAGTGGCGGAGCACCCAGGTGGGCAAGGTGTGGCAGCCGCCACACCTTGATTTGCTCCAAATTCTGTTTATACATACGGTCATTCACCCACATTGTAGGAATACATTGACAGGATTAAAGAAATAAATGTAACCTGTGATGGCGATTCATCCAATGCAAGGAATAACTAAGGTTATGTTTGCTACCTGATGTTTGGATGGAATGTGAGCTACTCGCAGAGCATGTGCGTTTGTCTTTTTCATTATGGAAGATTCGCGTGATTCAGTCGTGTCATGGGAAGAAAATCTACCGAGTCAGGATtaaggagctagctagctaggtagTCAGTAAGACATTTATGTGTTTGCTGTGTGTTTGTTGCGAGCAAGCGGGGCGAACCAGTGAGGGTAGATGTGGGTATCGAGCAAGCGGCGGGCGGCTTGGCCGTTGGAAGCGGTACACCTAGCGGGCGGCGGCAACGAGTGATGACGAAACTGCGTGGACTCCGGCAAAGGGTCTGTCTTGAGGTTTCGCCCCACCTTAAATTTTTTTCGTCCTCCGCCACTGATCAGGATAATGCTAGTTTATTTGTCTTCTTGCGATTAAACACCCTAACCTCATAATTTGATGGGTTTTCATACTGATGAAGCAAAAAGATTTCTTCGACGAATCAGGAACACGCAAAGAAGAACCGATGGTTTGGGCGCAACCACGGCAAAAGCATGGATTCATCCGCTTGCATgcatatgtataataaattgattAGGAGAAAATTGCTCAAACAATTAACATATGGCATCGTCCTCCGGCCACGGTGCTCCTCATCCACCTCCTCATCCGCCTCTGGCGGCCATGGACGAAGGTGTGGTCACACCGAAAGCTACGACATCCAACATGTTCGATGATATGTCGCAAAGATAAAAAGATATGCAATTCTTTGTTGTTTCAATTGTCGATTCCAATAGAACGTGTACTTGATTGCGTTTACGTGCATTTGTAGTCTTGATGATGAAGCTTTCATGCGCATCGCAAATGTGGCAAACGATGATTACTCACATGATGAGTATGCGTCACAAGAATATGAAACTCCACAATAGGATGATGACAATCTTGGCATGTATGATGAGGGCTTCGTTCTGAAGGGAAGAACGACAAATTATACGAACAACGAAGATGTCTTGATTTGCACCACTTCGAAGAAAGTCTCTCAAGATGCAACCGTTGGGACCGATCAATCGACCATCACATATTGGCAACACATCAAGGAATACTTCGATGCTCGCAACACTAGCAGGCACAATTTCCTAAGTGACTCCATTCGCCGGCCGCAGATGAACAACAGCCGAACAGCTGTCGCGCGCTggccgtgttggggaacgttgcatgggaaacaaaaaaaattctatgcacacgcaagacctatccatggtaatGATTATCTATGAGAggtgagatcggatccacatactcttgtagatcgctaagcaggaagcgttaataaatgtggttgatgaagtcgaacgtcttcacgatccacatcacaagccgtcccacgaactccgtcccgatctagcgccgaacggacgacacatccacgttcagcacacgtaaagcttgatgacgatctccgccttcttgatccagcaagaggggcaaagaggtagatgagttctccggcagcatgacggcgtggtggtggtggtggtgaactaatctagcagggcttcgccaagctaagCCGAACTAATCTAtacgagggagacgatctatggaggagagggcatcACGTTGCTTTTTCTGTTGTTaattgccctcaaaacctccactatatataggaggaatacgagggagggctgccttgcctcctactccaaggaggaggcttcgaccaagccaagggaggagagtccacctccaattcggtttggtggaggactcccttccaacTTGACCACCTCCTTCATtctctttttttcccttttcctttccttttgcaCTTGGCCGAAATTGGCCTTCTTGcgctggccgcaccagcccaccaagggatggtgcaccacctttaggcctattaggttctctcccgggtgggtggcccctcctggtaaaaccccggaacccattagtCACTCCCGGTGCTTtatcgataatgcccgaaaactttccggaagccaaatgcaactttcctatatataaatctttaccttcggaccattccggagctcctcgtgatgtccaatatctcatctgggactccaaacaactttcagtcaccaacatacataactcaataatactgaaacgtcactgaaccttaagtctgcacaccctacgggttcgagaactttgtagacatgacctgagacactctccggtcaataaccaatagcaggacctggatgcccatattggctcctaccactagtagaaaatagggctttggttcgggcctggccagcccattagtcccggttcttcacgaaccgggacccatggggggcattagtcccggttcatgagcccagggggccggccggggcctcgtgggcattggtcccggttcgtgtggacccatttgtcccggttctag
This genomic stretch from Hordeum vulgare subsp. vulgare chromosome 6H, MorexV3_pseudomolecules_assembly, whole genome shotgun sequence harbors:
- the LOC123404312 gene encoding calcineurin subunit B-like; translated protein: MGNASSMLTQYDIEEVQEHCSYLFSQQEIVSLYERFCQLDRSAKGFVSEDEFLSIPEFSTNPLSQRLLRMVDGLNFKEFVSFLSTFSARASLQQKIELIFKVYDVDGKGKVSFKDLVEVLRDLTGSSMSEKQREQVLTKVLEEAGYTQDSTLAIEDFVTIIDHPGLKMEVEVPID